A genome region from Streptomyces pratensis includes the following:
- a CDS encoding sugar phosphate isomerase/epimerase family protein, with amino-acid sequence MTSSVPSPARIRIGSAPDSWGVWFPDDPQQVPWERFLDEVSEAGYEWIELGPYGYLPTEPARLADETARRNLAVSAGTVFTGLHHGPAVWDRTWEHVAGIAALTRAMGAGYLVVIPSFWRDDKTGEALEDRTLTAAQWRDLATQTERLAREVGDRYGLRIVVHPHADTHIDSEENVNRFLDATDPGLVSLCLDTGHYAYCGGDSVKLIRTYGERIGYLHLKQVDPAVLADVVANEVPFGPAVARGVMCEPPGGVPALEPVLDAARALGTDLFAIVEQDMYPCPPDKPLPIARRTREFLRTCGPARPSS; translated from the coding sequence TACCCTCTCCGGCCCGCATCCGCATCGGCTCGGCACCTGACTCATGGGGAGTGTGGTTCCCCGACGATCCGCAGCAGGTGCCTTGGGAGCGATTCCTCGACGAGGTCTCCGAGGCCGGATACGAGTGGATCGAGCTCGGCCCCTACGGCTATCTGCCGACCGAACCCGCCCGGCTGGCCGATGAGACCGCCCGCCGGAATCTCGCGGTCTCCGCGGGCACCGTCTTCACCGGATTGCACCACGGTCCGGCGGTCTGGGACCGGACCTGGGAGCATGTCGCGGGCATCGCGGCACTCACCCGGGCGATGGGCGCCGGGTACCTGGTGGTCATCCCGTCGTTCTGGCGGGACGACAAGACGGGTGAAGCGCTGGAGGACCGCACACTCACGGCCGCGCAGTGGCGTGACCTCGCCACCCAGACGGAACGCCTGGCCCGCGAGGTGGGCGACCGCTACGGACTGCGGATCGTGGTGCACCCGCACGCCGATACGCACATCGACAGCGAGGAGAACGTCAACCGCTTCCTCGACGCCACCGACCCCGGCCTGGTCTCCCTCTGCCTCGACACCGGCCACTACGCGTACTGCGGCGGGGACAGCGTCAAGCTGATCCGGACCTACGGCGAACGGATCGGCTATCTGCACCTCAAGCAGGTCGACCCGGCGGTCCTGGCCGATGTCGTGGCGAACGAGGTGCCGTTCGGCCCGGCCGTGGCACGTGGCGTGATGTGCGAGCCGCCCGGTGGGGTGCCCGCACTGGAGCCGGTGCTCGACGCCGCGCGTGCTCTGGGAACCGACCTGTTCGCCATCGTCGAGCAGGACATGTACCCCTGCCCGCCCGACAAGCCTCTGCCGATCGCACGCCGCACCCGCGAGTTCCTCCGCACCTGCGGGCCCGCACGGCCGTCCTCCTGA